A region of Lacinutrix sp. Hel_I_90 DNA encodes the following proteins:
- a CDS encoding TonB-dependent siderophore receptor has product MNKSPKFTLILVVFFVGYLTVFSQNEKQPLAKVLGLIEQEFKVSFSYVDSDINSISAIYNNENSLDAVLKSLEKQTPLVFNKLNNEFITITRLEKVISAFSLQKLEEVVISNYLTSGIYKNNTGNITIKPSQFGILPGLIEPDVLQTIQALPGVLSVDESVSNINIRGGTHDQNLLLYEGIKMYQSGHFFGLISAFNPYLTKNVSVYKNGTSAKYGDGVSGVIDMQLSNELRQDFKGGLGINLINADGFAVFPLSKKTELQVAARRSLTDFANTPTYDAYFQRVFQDSDLTNENDASTSKNENFYFYDTSVKFLYDISKKDKLRLNFLTIYNALNYEEQATKNTVNEASESELKQKSLASGLTYERYWNRKLTTTAQLYYSNYDLDGTNYDILNDQRLIQENKVLDGGLKLEASYHLNNGINLNTGFQFTEVGISNLEDVNNPLFRSFIKRVIRTYSGYAEANYLSKDKSTLIKLGVRDNYFRKFNTHRIEPRLHISQQFLEVFRAELSGELKSQTTSQIIDLQNDFLGIEKRRWVLANNSTIPIIKSKQVSFGLTYNQNKFLISAEGYSKEVDGITTRSQGFQNNYQFLNAIGSYHVKGVDFLINKQFNTIFNTWLSYSYSSNQYTFNTLNNGRTFPNTADVRHVVNFASTCTLKHLKLALGVNWHSGKPFTIPDNDNPIIDNSINYQAPNGNRLADYLRADFSTTYQFKLGENQATVGLSLWNILNKKNTTNTYYNITGDTLTKIDNKSLGFTPNLSFRVSF; this is encoded by the coding sequence GTGAATAAATCGCCAAAATTTACACTCATTCTAGTTGTTTTTTTTGTAGGTTACCTGACCGTTTTCTCTCAAAACGAAAAGCAACCTTTAGCCAAAGTACTGGGTTTAATTGAGCAAGAATTTAAGGTTAGTTTTTCATACGTTGATTCTGATATCAATAGTATTAGTGCTATTTATAACAATGAAAACTCTCTAGATGCTGTTTTAAAATCTCTGGAAAAGCAAACACCATTAGTCTTCAATAAATTAAATAATGAATTTATTACTATCACCAGACTTGAAAAAGTTATCAGTGCTTTTTCATTACAAAAGTTAGAAGAAGTAGTCATTTCAAATTATCTTACCTCTGGAATTTATAAAAATAACACGGGAAACATTACCATAAAACCGTCACAATTTGGCATTTTACCAGGTTTGATTGAGCCAGATGTATTGCAAACCATACAAGCACTTCCAGGTGTTTTAAGTGTGGATGAATCGGTATCAAATATTAACATTCGCGGGGGCACTCATGATCAGAACTTACTGCTTTATGAGGGTATAAAAATGTATCAATCTGGCCACTTTTTTGGTTTAATATCGGCGTTCAATCCTTATTTAACAAAAAATGTTTCTGTCTATAAAAACGGAACAAGTGCTAAATATGGCGATGGCGTTTCTGGGGTTATTGATATGCAATTATCTAATGAACTTAGGCAGGACTTTAAAGGAGGGTTGGGTATTAACTTAATTAATGCAGATGGTTTTGCAGTTTTTCCTTTAAGTAAAAAAACAGAATTACAAGTAGCGGCTAGACGCTCGCTAACCGATTTTGCAAACACCCCAACTTACGACGCTTACTTTCAACGTGTCTTTCAAGATTCTGATCTTACCAATGAAAACGATGCTTCCACTTCAAAAAATGAAAACTTTTACTTTTATGATACATCGGTAAAATTTCTGTATGATATTTCTAAAAAAGATAAGCTTCGTCTTAATTTCTTAACTATTTATAATGCTTTAAATTATGAAGAGCAAGCCACAAAAAACACGGTAAACGAAGCTTCAGAAAGTGAATTGAAACAAAAAAGTCTAGCCTCTGGCCTCACTTACGAACGTTATTGGAATCGTAAATTAACGACAACCGCACAGCTCTATTATTCTAATTACGATTTAGACGGCACTAATTATGACATTTTAAATGACCAACGTCTTATTCAGGAAAACAAAGTACTCGATGGTGGCTTAAAGCTAGAAGCCAGTTATCATTTAAATAACGGGATTAACCTAAACACAGGATTTCAATTCACAGAAGTTGGTATTAGTAATTTAGAAGACGTTAACAACCCTTTATTTAGAAGTTTTATAAAACGTGTCATTCGGACGTATTCGGGCTATGCTGAAGCTAATTATTTATCAAAAGACAAAAGTACTTTGATTAAACTAGGTGTTAGAGATAACTATTTTAGAAAATTCAATACACATCGTATAGAACCACGATTACATATAAGTCAGCAGTTTTTAGAGGTTTTCAGAGCAGAACTTTCGGGCGAACTTAAAAGCCAAACCACTTCACAGATTATAGATTTACAAAATGATTTTTTAGGCATTGAAAAACGCAGATGGGTTTTGGCTAACAATAGTACCATTCCAATTATTAAAAGTAAACAAGTGAGCTTCGGTTTAACCTACAACCAAAATAAATTCTTAATAAGCGCTGAAGGTTATAGTAAAGAAGTCGACGGCATTACTACCAGAAGTCAAGGTTTTCAGAATAATTATCAATTTCTAAACGCCATAGGTAGCTACCACGTAAAAGGGGTAGACTTCTTAATCAACAAACAATTTAATACCATCTTCAATACTTGGCTAAGTTATAGTTACAGCTCAAACCAGTACACTTTCAACACCTTAAATAACGGTAGAACCTTTCCTAATACTGCAGATGTAAGACATGTTGTTAATTTTGCAAGCACCTGTACTTTAAAGCATTTAAAATTAGCATTAGGTGTTAACTGGCATTCAGGAAAGCCATTTACAATACCAGATAATGACAACCCTATTATTGATAACAGCATCAACTATCAAGCACCAAACGGTAACCGATTAGCTGATTATTTAAGAGCCGATTTTTCAACAACGTATCAATTTAAATTAGGCGAAAACCAAGCGACTGTAGGTCTCTCTCTATGGAATATACTCAACAAAAAAAACACTACGAATACTTACTATAACATAACTGGCGATACGCTAACTAAAATAGATAATAAATCGTTAGGCTTTACCCCTAATTTGAGTTTCAGAGTGTCTTTTTAA
- a CDS encoding RDD family protein, which produces MENEFQKVMSERSDEELIKIVTVERENYNPTAIKAADSEIEKRNINTSAFEKIKRNASMVKEQKQKVDSNAVGSGIRFLNFSLDSIIWFVLAATLTFPLSANNGTQMLPGYVIMFITYIGYYGIMENRFQKTLGKFITKTKVVKLNGEKPESSAIITRTFCRLIPFDRLSFLFTKNGIHDLLSKTKVVKDTAE; this is translated from the coding sequence ATGGAAAACGAATTTCAAAAAGTAATGTCTGAAAGATCAGATGAAGAATTAATAAAAATAGTAACCGTCGAAAGAGAAAACTATAACCCGACCGCTATTAAAGCTGCTGATTCTGAAATTGAAAAACGAAATATAAACACGAGCGCATTTGAAAAAATTAAGAGAAACGCCAGTATGGTAAAAGAACAAAAACAAAAGGTTGACTCAAACGCAGTGGGTTCTGGAATTCGGTTTCTGAATTTCAGTCTTGATTCTATTATTTGGTTTGTCCTTGCAGCAACTCTTACTTTTCCTTTAAGCGCAAACAATGGTACTCAAATGCTCCCAGGATATGTGATTATGTTTATCACATATATTGGCTACTATGGCATAATGGAAAATAGGTTTCAAAAAACGCTTGGTAAATTTATCACCAAAACTAAGGTTGTGAAACTGAATGGAGAAAAACCTGAAAGTAGCGCTATTATTACGCGAACTTTTTGCAGATTAATTCCATTCGACCGGCTTTCGTTTCTATTTACAAAAAATGGAATTCACGATTTATTATCAAAAACTAAAGTTGTAAAAGATACAGCGGAATAA
- the ftsY gene encoding signal recognition particle-docking protein FtsY — MSFLKKIFSSEKKETLDKGLEKTSASFLGKLSKAVAGKSKVDDDVLDNLEEVLVSSDVGVNTTLKVIGRIEERVAKDKYLGTDALNKILREEIAGLLSETNSGEATEFTIPTLAKQANGTKTPYVLMVVGVNGVGKTTTIGKLAYQFKKKGLKVVLGAADTFRAAAIDQLQVWADRVEVPMVRQDMGSDPASVAFDALQSGVTQDADVIIIDTAGRLHNKVNLMNELTKVKRVMQKVIGDAPHDVLLVLDGSTGQNAFEQAKQFTAATEVTSLAVTKLDGTAKGGVVIGISDQFQIPVKYIGVGEGIEDLQVFNKYEFVDSFFK, encoded by the coding sequence ATGAGTTTTTTAAAAAAAATATTTTCTTCAGAAAAAAAGGAAACCTTAGACAAAGGTTTGGAAAAAACAAGTGCTAGTTTTTTAGGTAAATTAAGTAAAGCAGTAGCTGGAAAATCTAAAGTCGATGATGATGTATTAGATAATCTAGAGGAAGTATTAGTATCCAGCGATGTTGGTGTAAATACAACCTTAAAAGTCATTGGACGAATAGAAGAACGCGTAGCAAAAGATAAGTATTTAGGAACCGATGCGCTAAACAAAATCTTAAGAGAAGAAATCGCAGGCTTATTGAGCGAAACCAATTCTGGAGAAGCTACAGAATTTACCATTCCTACCTTAGCAAAACAAGCCAACGGTACTAAAACACCTTATGTTTTAATGGTCGTGGGTGTAAACGGCGTTGGAAAAACGACAACGATTGGTAAGTTAGCGTATCAATTTAAAAAGAAAGGTTTAAAGGTGGTTTTAGGGGCAGCAGATACGTTTCGAGCAGCGGCCATAGACCAATTACAGGTTTGGGCTGATCGCGTAGAAGTACCAATGGTGCGTCAAGACATGGGGAGTGATCCGGCAAGTGTAGCGTTTGATGCCTTACAATCTGGAGTTACTCAAGATGCCGATGTTATTATTATTGATACCGCAGGACGTTTACACAATAAGGTGAACTTAATGAATGAGTTAACCAAAGTCAAGCGCGTGATGCAAAAAGTGATTGGCGATGCGCCTCACGATGTGTTATTGGTTTTAGATGGTTCTACAGGTCAAAACGCATTTGAGCAAGCTAAGCAGTTTACAGCTGCAACTGAAGTAACCTCGTTAGCAGTGACAAAACTCGATGGTACTGCAAAAGGTGGTGTTGTGATTGGTATTAGTGATCAATTTCAAATACCAGTAAAATATATTGGAGTAGGCGAAGGGATTGAAGACTTGCAGGTCTTTAATAAATATGAGTTTGTAGATTCGTTTTTTAAATAA
- a CDS encoding cystathionine gamma-synthase family protein yields MKNDKINSKKQGTKAVWGGQNELFYQGATQVPIVNSVTFGYDNVDDWFDVAIGKKEGHIYSRNTNPTVAVFEEKVRVLENAEAATSFSTGMAGISNTLYTFLSQGDRVVSIKDTYGGTSIVFLEFLPKCGIEVTLCDTENHEEIEAEVKKGCKMLYLETPTNPTLKILDLKRLIKCAHEVGALVVVDNTFATPINQQPLELGADLVLHSATKYLGGHSDAMGGVVCGKKDLIQQLFHYREINGASLHANTAYMLLRGIQTLELRVLRQNENAMTLAEHLEKHDKIEGVFYPGLKSHPGHQIASSQMTGFGGVLAFSLKGGFENVKVFLNSLELAHLAASLGSVSTLIGPPKVTSHVEATAAERKQLGIPETLIRCAVGIENIEDIIADFDQALLKI; encoded by the coding sequence ATGAAAAACGACAAAATAAACAGTAAGAAACAAGGTACGAAAGCGGTTTGGGGAGGACAAAACGAATTGTTTTATCAGGGAGCAACCCAAGTACCTATAGTAAATAGTGTAACATTTGGTTATGACAATGTAGACGATTGGTTTGATGTGGCCATTGGAAAAAAAGAAGGACATATTTATAGTAGAAACACCAATCCGACGGTAGCCGTTTTCGAAGAAAAAGTAAGAGTTTTAGAAAATGCCGAAGCAGCTACTAGCTTTTCAACGGGAATGGCTGGAATAAGCAATACCTTGTACACTTTTTTATCCCAAGGCGATCGCGTTGTTTCTATTAAAGACACTTATGGTGGTACGAGCATAGTATTTTTAGAATTTCTTCCTAAATGTGGCATTGAGGTCACCCTCTGTGACACCGAAAATCATGAAGAAATTGAAGCAGAGGTAAAAAAAGGCTGTAAAATGTTATACTTGGAAACACCTACAAATCCCACGTTGAAAATACTAGATTTAAAGCGGCTCATTAAGTGTGCCCACGAAGTTGGGGCATTAGTTGTTGTAGACAATACATTCGCTACCCCTATTAACCAACAGCCTCTAGAACTTGGTGCTGATCTTGTTTTACATAGCGCTACAAAATATCTGGGAGGACATTCTGACGCCATGGGAGGAGTTGTTTGTGGTAAAAAAGATTTAATACAACAACTATTTCATTATCGAGAAATCAATGGTGCCAGCTTGCACGCCAATACGGCTTACATGTTATTAAGAGGTATTCAAACGCTAGAATTAAGGGTTTTACGACAAAATGAAAATGCCATGACCTTGGCTGAACATCTGGAAAAACACGACAAAATTGAAGGGGTTTTTTATCCAGGACTAAAATCACACCCAGGACACCAAATCGCATCGTCTCAAATGACAGGGTTCGGAGGCGTATTAGCCTTTTCTCTTAAAGGAGGTTTCGAGAACGTGAAGGTATTCTTGAATAGCTTAGAGCTCGCGCATTTAGCAGCAAGTTTAGGATCAGTAAGCACATTAATAGGACCTCCAAAAGTAACAAGTCATGTGGAAGCTACAGCAGCAGAACGAAAACAACTGGGTATTCCTGAAACCTTAATACGCTGTGCAGTAGGAATAGAAAATATAGAAGATATTATTGCTGATTTTGATCAAGCGCTTCTAAAAATATAA
- the rimO gene encoding 30S ribosomal protein S12 methylthiotransferase RimO translates to MRTKSHKKNKINVITLGCSKNVYDSEILMGQLKASGKDVVHEEEGNIVVINTCGFINNAKEESVNTILEYMQKKEAGEVDKVFVTGCLSERYKPDLQKEIPNVDQYFGTTELPSLLKALGADYKHELIGERLTTTPKNYAYLKIAEGCDRPCSFCAIPLMRGKHKSTPIEDLVTEAEKLAANGVKELVLIAQDLTYYGLDIYKKRNLAELLENLVKVDGIDWIRLHYAFPTGFPMDVLDVMNREPKVCNYLDIPLQHISDDILKSMRRGTTKEKTTKLLKEFRKVVADMTIRTTLIVGYPGETEENYQELKEWVREMRFERLGCFTYSHEENTHAFNLVDDVPQEVKQERANEIMEIQSQISWELNQHKIGQEFKVVIDRKEGDYFVGRTEFDSPDVDNEVLIEASKTYLKTGEFTTVKITEAADFDLYGEVVAS, encoded by the coding sequence ATGCGCACAAAGTCACATAAAAAGAACAAGATCAACGTCATAACACTAGGTTGTAGTAAGAATGTTTACGACAGCGAAATATTAATGGGCCAACTAAAAGCCAGTGGTAAAGATGTTGTACATGAAGAGGAAGGTAATATTGTGGTGATTAACACCTGTGGCTTTATTAATAATGCCAAAGAAGAAAGTGTCAACACCATTTTAGAGTACATGCAGAAGAAGGAAGCTGGTGAGGTCGATAAAGTGTTTGTAACAGGTTGTCTTTCTGAACGTTATAAGCCAGATTTGCAAAAGGAAATTCCAAATGTTGATCAATATTTTGGAACGACTGAATTGCCAAGTCTTTTAAAAGCCTTAGGTGCAGATTATAAGCATGAATTAATTGGCGAGCGTTTAACCACAACGCCTAAAAACTATGCGTATTTAAAAATTGCTGAAGGTTGCGATAGACCTTGTAGTTTCTGTGCGATTCCATTAATGCGCGGAAAACATAAAAGTACACCTATTGAAGATCTAGTAACCGAAGCTGAAAAATTAGCAGCTAATGGGGTAAAAGAATTGGTTTTAATCGCGCAGGATTTAACCTATTACGGACTAGATATATATAAGAAAAGAAACTTAGCAGAGTTACTGGAAAACTTGGTAAAAGTAGATGGTATCGATTGGATTCGTTTACATTACGCGTTCCCAACGGGTTTCCCAATGGATGTGTTAGACGTTATGAATCGCGAACCAAAGGTTTGTAATTATTTAGATATCCCATTGCAACATATAAGTGACGATATATTGAAAAGTATGCGTCGCGGTACAACAAAAGAGAAAACGACTAAATTACTTAAGGAGTTTAGAAAGGTGGTGGCAGACATGACCATTCGTACCACTTTAATTGTGGGGTATCCAGGTGAGACGGAAGAAAACTACCAAGAACTTAAAGAATGGGTGCGCGAGATGCGTTTTGAACGTTTGGGTTGTTTTACCTACTCTCATGAAGAAAACACACATGCGTTTAATCTTGTTGATGATGTACCACAAGAGGTTAAGCAAGAACGTGCCAATGAGATTATGGAAATACAATCTCAAATTTCTTGGGAATTGAACCAGCATAAAATCGGCCAAGAATTTAAAGTCGTTATTGATAGAAAAGAAGGGGACTATTTTGTGGGGCGTACAGAATTTGATTCGCCTGACGTGGATAATGAAGTGCTTATTGAGGCGTCTAAAACCTACTTGAAAACAGGAGAGTTTACTACCGTGAAAATTACTGAAGCTGCAGATTTTGATTTGTATGGCGAGGTTGTAGCGTCCTAA
- a CDS encoding amidohydrolase, whose product MLRKELHKNPELSGQEKETAGRIKKFIEQHHNAKIIENIGGHGLVVIHTFSNSGPTIVIRCELDALPIKEANNFEHRSINKGVAHKCGHDGHMAIVAGLVFWLKEQDYKHGKVLLLFQPAEETGTGAPSVLNDYIFSALHPDYMFALHNVPGHPLHSIITLNGNFSSTVQSVAIQLTGKESHSAEPEHGVNPAMCIAELIQKFNQLNNNDAAKEDFRLCVPIYSNMGKKSYGISAGFGEIHYTLRTKSIEKMESLKKNVDSILLEVCPKHELPYTTKWFDYFPAVVNDGFCNQVITASAKTYNYNIINKSVPFKFGEDFGWFSEKYKAAMFGIGAGLESPALHHNNYDFPEELIETGMNMFKGIIDVILTNQK is encoded by the coding sequence TTGCTCAGAAAAGAACTCCACAAAAATCCTGAGCTGTCGGGGCAAGAGAAAGAAACAGCTGGACGGATTAAGAAATTCATAGAACAACATCATAATGCCAAAATCATTGAAAATATTGGAGGGCATGGATTAGTTGTTATCCATACGTTTTCAAACAGCGGTCCCACTATTGTAATTCGTTGTGAATTGGATGCGCTTCCTATTAAAGAAGCCAATAATTTTGAACACCGTTCTATTAATAAAGGTGTAGCCCATAAATGTGGGCATGATGGTCATATGGCCATTGTGGCCGGACTGGTCTTCTGGTTAAAAGAACAGGATTATAAGCATGGAAAAGTACTATTGCTTTTTCAACCTGCTGAAGAAACAGGTACTGGTGCCCCTAGTGTTTTAAACGATTATATATTTAGTGCGTTACATCCGGATTATATGTTTGCCTTGCATAACGTTCCCGGTCACCCACTACATTCCATTATAACTCTTAACGGTAATTTTTCTTCTACTGTACAGAGTGTTGCCATCCAACTAACAGGTAAAGAGTCGCATTCTGCTGAACCCGAACATGGAGTGAATCCGGCAATGTGCATTGCAGAGTTGATACAAAAATTTAATCAGCTCAATAATAATGACGCGGCGAAAGAAGATTTTAGGCTATGTGTGCCCATTTATTCTAATATGGGCAAGAAATCTTATGGTATTTCTGCTGGGTTTGGCGAGATACATTACACGCTAAGAACTAAAAGTATAGAAAAAATGGAAAGCCTAAAAAAGAATGTTGACAGTATTCTATTAGAGGTTTGCCCAAAACACGAATTACCCTATACAACAAAATGGTTTGATTATTTTCCCGCCGTTGTTAATGACGGCTTCTGTAATCAAGTTATTACAGCGTCTGCTAAAACGTATAATTATAATATAATTAATAAAAGCGTCCCTTTTAAATTTGGAGAAGATTTTGGCTGGTTCTCTGAAAAATATAAGGCAGCTATGTTTGGCATTGGAGCAGGATTAGAATCCCCTGCGCTACATCACAATAACTATGACTTTCCTGAGGAACTAATAGAAACAGGAATGAACATGTTCAAAGGTATAATTGATGTCATATTAACAAATCAAAAATGA
- a CDS encoding serine hydrolase, which yields MKTLALPFLLSLCLVFSTCASDDVLEQNNSETETNTLYFPPIDSNVWATTSAEHLGWNTNNLQPLLNFLEAKNSKSFIVLHNGKIVLEHYFKGHTERSLWYWASAGKTLTTSVTGIAQDEGLLNITHKVSDYLGTGWTSAAPEKEDLITCKNLLSMNSGLDDSLGDSVSPENLQYAADAGARWAYHNVYVKMQEVVARVSNQTWSEYFNVKLKNKIGMTGSWISIDELSVYWSNTRSMARFGLMISAKGKWENMPIISESFLNEATRASQDLNEAYGYLWWLNGKATYHLPQTQIEFPGELIPNAPQDMYAALGKNDQKIYIVPSKKLVLIRMGDAADAEGFGLSNFDNDLWEQINLVID from the coding sequence ATGAAAACGCTAGCCTTACCCTTTTTACTTAGCCTATGTCTTGTTTTTAGCACTTGTGCTTCGGACGACGTCCTTGAGCAAAACAACTCTGAAACCGAAACCAATACCCTTTACTTTCCGCCAATAGACAGCAACGTATGGGCAACAACTTCAGCAGAGCATTTAGGTTGGAACACCAATAACTTACAGCCGCTTTTAAATTTTTTAGAAGCTAAAAATAGTAAAAGCTTTATTGTTCTACATAACGGAAAAATTGTCCTAGAACACTATTTTAAGGGTCATACAGAACGTTCGCTCTGGTATTGGGCGAGCGCAGGAAAGACCTTAACCACATCAGTTACCGGAATTGCTCAAGATGAAGGGCTGTTAAATATTACTCATAAAGTATCTGATTATTTAGGAACGGGATGGACAAGTGCAGCTCCGGAAAAAGAAGATTTAATCACCTGTAAAAACTTACTATCAATGAACTCCGGGCTGGATGACAGTCTAGGCGATTCAGTCTCACCAGAAAACTTGCAGTACGCAGCAGATGCTGGAGCACGATGGGCTTATCATAATGTCTATGTCAAAATGCAGGAGGTAGTTGCTCGAGTGAGCAATCAAACCTGGTCTGAGTATTTTAATGTGAAACTAAAAAACAAAATTGGTATGACTGGAAGTTGGATTTCCATTGACGAATTGAGTGTCTATTGGAGCAATACAAGAAGCATGGCCCGTTTTGGCTTAATGATTTCTGCTAAAGGCAAATGGGAAAACATGCCAATTATTTCTGAAAGCTTTTTAAACGAAGCGACTAGAGCCTCTCAAGATTTAAATGAAGCCTATGGTTATCTGTGGTGGCTTAATGGAAAGGCGACCTATCATTTACCACAGACTCAAATTGAATTTCCTGGTGAATTAATACCAAATGCACCGCAAGATATGTATGCTGCTTTGGGTAAAAATGATCAAAAAATTTATATCGTTCCCAGTAAAAAATTAGTACTTATTAGAATGGGAGATGCCGCAGACGCCGAAGGTTTTGGATTATCCAACTTTGACAATGATTTATGGGAGCAAATTAATTTAGTAATTGATTAA
- a CDS encoding FecR family protein has product MEKEILIKKWLDNDLNAQELEAFKALDDYDALLKLSHYSKEYKAPAFDTETTLQTVLKTIETKKQSSKNWLKPFLRIAAVLLICLGSYYYTTTLDTNYSADFAQKTSIELPDASSVSLNALSKISFNKKNWSKNRVVTLDGEAFFKVAKGSTFNVLTDHGKVTVLGTQFNVKQRSDYFEVTCYEGLVEVTFNSTKTKLKPGESFLSLHGKIIKKNLVNTNQPSWINNISAFKSIPLTQVLAEFERQYHVTIDASAIDTSQVFTGKFIHNNMDIAIKSIIEPLQLNYIQTNKTILLTRE; this is encoded by the coding sequence ATGGAAAAAGAAATACTAATAAAAAAATGGTTAGATAACGACTTGAATGCGCAAGAGCTTGAGGCTTTTAAAGCACTTGATGATTACGACGCCTTATTAAAGTTATCCCATTACAGCAAAGAATATAAAGCGCCAGCGTTTGATACTGAGACAACTTTACAAACCGTTCTAAAAACAATTGAAACTAAAAAACAGTCCTCTAAAAATTGGCTAAAGCCATTTTTACGAATTGCTGCTGTTTTACTTATTTGTTTAGGATCCTATTATTACACAACGACTTTAGACACAAATTACAGCGCTGACTTCGCCCAAAAAACGAGCATTGAGTTACCAGACGCCTCTTCTGTAAGTCTAAACGCTTTATCTAAAATCTCTTTTAATAAAAAGAATTGGAGTAAAAATAGAGTCGTTACATTAGATGGTGAAGCTTTTTTTAAAGTTGCCAAAGGAAGTACTTTTAATGTGCTAACAGACCACGGGAAGGTTACTGTTCTAGGCACGCAATTTAATGTAAAGCAACGCTCAGATTACTTTGAAGTGACTTGCTACGAAGGCTTAGTTGAAGTAACCTTCAACAGCACTAAAACCAAACTTAAACCGGGTGAATCGTTTTTATCATTACACGGAAAAATAATTAAAAAGAATCTTGTTAATACAAATCAGCCAAGCTGGATAAATAACATAAGTGCTTTTAAAAGTATACCGTTAACTCAAGTTTTAGCTGAATTTGAAAGACAATACCATGTGACCATTGATGCTAGCGCAATTGACACCTCACAAGTGTTTACTGGAAAATTTATTCATAATAATATGGATATTGCTATAAAGTCCATCATAGAACCCTTACAGTTGAACTATATTCAAACAAACAAAACTATTCTTTTAACGCGTGAATAA
- a CDS encoding RNA polymerase sigma factor, which translates to MSKSLYKDICEQSRFEAFFKKHSKNLHDFLYYKFGERLNPQDKTQEAFIKLWENCKKVTPEKAKSYVYSIAHNLMLNEVAHQKVVLKYTKLNHKQHSNESPEFLMEEAEYRKKLEKAIANLTEPQRVAFLMNRTEGKRFKEIAELLEISTKAVEKRIYGALKKIRKEIDGI; encoded by the coding sequence ATGAGCAAGTCCCTTTACAAGGATATTTGTGAGCAATCCCGTTTTGAGGCCTTTTTTAAAAAGCACTCTAAAAACTTGCATGACTTTTTGTATTATAAGTTTGGCGAGCGACTAAACCCTCAAGATAAAACACAAGAAGCCTTTATTAAGTTATGGGAGAATTGCAAAAAAGTTACGCCTGAAAAAGCAAAAAGTTACGTCTACAGTATTGCACATAATTTAATGCTGAATGAAGTTGCACACCAAAAAGTCGTTTTAAAATACACCAAGCTTAATCACAAGCAACACTCTAATGAGTCGCCAGAGTTTTTAATGGAAGAAGCCGAATACCGTAAAAAACTAGAAAAAGCAATCGCCAATTTAACCGAACCACAGCGTGTCGCTTTTTTAATGAATAGAACGGAAGGCAAAAGATTTAAAGAAATTGCAGAACTATTAGAGATAAGCACAAAGGCTGTTGAAAAACGCATTTACGGCGCACTAAAAAAAATAAGAAAGGAAATTGACGGAATTTAG
- a CDS encoding fasciclin domain-containing protein, with the protein MKFKYLLLPFFVVSLILTACGEDKKEKTDVDTTTLEVEEEGDEYDYETTMPVTDTTDLSYNDTSEDSKTDLKSNDLKDNVSVSVLDVAGSSKDFSTLVAAAKAAELTALLNTDDAFTVFAPSNAAFDKLPEGTVENLLKPENKSKLDKILRYHVFMGNLKANKLVENIKKNNNRFIITSAMGQNFFASMEGDNIIIMDMNGNKSRVIKADTNAKNGVVHAINRVMMPNLP; encoded by the coding sequence ATGAAATTCAAGTATTTACTATTACCCTTTTTCGTAGTGTCACTAATTTTAACGGCATGCGGAGAAGATAAAAAAGAAAAAACAGATGTGGACACGACAACTCTTGAAGTAGAAGAAGAGGGTGACGAATATGACTATGAAACAACGATGCCTGTTACTGATACAACAGATTTAAGTTATAATGACACCAGCGAAGATTCAAAAACAGACTTAAAAAGCAATGATTTAAAAGACAACGTCTCTGTTAGTGTTTTAGATGTCGCAGGAAGTAGTAAAGATTTTTCTACCTTAGTTGCGGCTGCAAAAGCCGCTGAATTAACAGCGCTACTTAATACGGACGATGCCTTTACCGTTTTTGCCCCTTCAAATGCTGCTTTTGACAAACTACCAGAGGGTACGGTGGAAAATTTATTAAAACCTGAAAACAAATCTAAATTAGACAAAATCTTGAGATACCATGTTTTCATGGGGAATTTAAAAGCCAATAAGTTGGTAGAAAATATCAAGAAAAACAATAACAGATTTATAATTACCAGTGCCATGGGTCAAAACTTCTTTGCCTCTATGGAAGGAGACAACATTATTATTATGGACATGAACGGTAACAAATCTAGAGTCATAAAGGCAGATACCAATGCCAAAAATGGTGTTGTGCATGCAATTAATCGCGTTATGATGCCAAACTTACCATAA